The following are encoded together in the Daucus carota subsp. sativus chromosome 5, DH1 v3.0, whole genome shotgun sequence genome:
- the LOC108220349 gene encoding large ribosomal subunit protein uL10c, with protein sequence METTLLSTPFPSSPHTLSSQTHFKNPFYSLPVKPQTPFKPSSIRSAISRTKKEETVETVKQQLENCHLLAGIKYKGFTVQQFQQLRATLPEDTSLIVAKNTLVLKAIENTEWEALKPCMKGMNAWMFVHSEEIQGAIKPYRVFQKEKKLENDFAGAVFEGNFYKPEEFKALETMPTRAEVYGKVLGALKSPASAVVATLQAPARDLVMVLQAYVKKLEEESGGQ encoded by the coding sequence ATGGAGACAACCCTTTTGTCCACACCATTTCCCTCTTCTCCCCACACACTTTCCTCACAAACCCATTTCAAGAACCCCTTCTACTCCCTCCCCGTCAAGCCTCAAACCCCTTTCAAGCCCTCCTCAATCCGCTCAGCCATCAGCCGCACCAAGAAAGAAGAGACTGTCGAAACCGTAAAGCAGCAGCTCGAGAATTGCCACTTGCTGGCCGGAATCAAGTACAAGGGCTTCACTGTGCAGCAATTTCAGCAGCTGCGTGCCACATTGCCTGAGGACACCTCACTAATTGTTGCCAAGAACACGTTGGTCCTGAAGGCGATTGAGAATACCGAGTGGGAGGCGCTGAAGCCGTGTATGAAGGGGATGAATGCGTGGATGTTTGTGCATAGTGAGGAGATTCAGGGGGCGATTAAGCCGTATAGGGTGTTTCAGAAGGAGAAGAAGCTGGAGAATGACTTTGCGGGGGCGGTGTTTGAAGGGAATTTTTATAAGCCCGAGGAGTTTAAGGCGTTGGAGACAATGCCGACGAGAGCTGAGGTTTACGGGAAGGTGCTGGGAGCATTGAAGAGTCCGGCTTCGGCTGTGGTTGCCACATTGCAGGCACCTGCTAGAGATTTGGTTATGGTTTTGCAGGCGTATGTCAAGAAATTGGAGGAGGAGAGTGGGGGACAGTAG